From Caulobacter segnis, a single genomic window includes:
- the thiL gene encoding thiamine-phosphate kinase — translation MHETDEDDWFAEDDAPPTAVAPATEFDHIARLLRPLTRGDPVALDLLDDAAVLPSRPGYDLVVTKDAMVAGVHFLADEALDVVARKLIRTNLSDLAAKAAEPYGYFLAVGWPSGSDVASRETFARGLAEDGATFDISLLGGDTVTTSGPLVASATFLGWVPQGGAILRRGAKPGDRLMVSGTIGDGWLGLLAQWGEVADADGAMLRRYRQPEPRVTLREAMRVHAKAAADVSDGLLADSSHIAKASGCRVRVDLERLPLSPGAQAWLDQQPEQVEGRISLASGGDDYEIVCAVDPAEAWNFRVAAAAAGVKVSEIGEFVEGEGVSAYYKGRDVTPSRLGWLHG, via the coding sequence ATGCACGAGACTGACGAAGACGACTGGTTCGCTGAAGACGACGCTCCGCCGACGGCGGTGGCGCCCGCGACGGAATTCGACCATATCGCGCGCCTTCTGCGTCCGCTGACGCGGGGCGATCCGGTGGCGCTGGATCTGCTGGACGACGCGGCGGTGCTGCCCTCGCGTCCGGGCTATGACCTGGTCGTCACCAAGGACGCCATGGTCGCCGGCGTACATTTCCTGGCCGACGAGGCCCTGGACGTCGTCGCCCGCAAACTGATCCGCACCAATCTCTCGGATCTGGCCGCCAAGGCCGCCGAGCCGTACGGCTACTTCCTGGCCGTCGGCTGGCCCTCGGGCTCGGACGTCGCCTCGCGCGAGACGTTCGCGCGCGGGCTCGCCGAGGACGGGGCGACCTTCGACATCTCCCTGCTGGGCGGCGACACCGTCACCACGTCGGGGCCGCTCGTGGCGTCGGCGACCTTCCTGGGCTGGGTCCCGCAAGGCGGGGCGATCCTGCGTCGCGGCGCCAAGCCTGGCGACCGGCTGATGGTCTCCGGCACGATCGGCGACGGGTGGCTGGGCCTGCTGGCCCAATGGGGCGAGGTGGCCGACGCCGACGGCGCCATGCTGCGCCGCTATCGCCAGCCCGAGCCGCGCGTCACGCTGCGCGAGGCGATGCGCGTCCACGCCAAGGCCGCCGCCGACGTCTCCGACGGCCTACTGGCCGACAGCAGCCACATCGCCAAGGCCAGCGGCTGCCGCGTGCGCGTCGACCTGGAGCGTCTGCCTTTGTCGCCGGGCGCCCAGGCCTGGCTGGACCAGCAGCCCGAACAGGTCGAGGGCCGCATCTCCTTGGCCTCAGGCGGCGACGACTACGAGATCGTCTGCGCCGTCGATCCCGCGGAAGCCTGGAACTTCCGCGTCGCCGCCGCCGCCGCGGGCGTCAAGGTCAGCGAGATCGGCGAGTTCGTGGAAGGCGAGGGGGTTTCGGCCTACTACAAGGGCCGCGACGTCACGCCCTCGCGCCTGGGCTGGCTGCACGGCTGA